One Methanocaldococcus villosus KIN24-T80 genomic window carries:
- a CDS encoding TIGR00341 family protein — MRYMKIMVPKKFLNTVEEILKKNNAYSISIIEPLKSSIENGIIITCNAKARDAEKIVLELKKMGLGEKGYGSITIMPANITFSCREEGLASTSLSPLELYYKAKSMVKITKTPIIKVILASIVGTIGLIEHNIPALIGAMIIAPLVDTVMGSAIGTVLGNKELFIEGMKKELLCVGIVTLCSFFMGLFFVSKSLVLEYLSGGSILLSSIIAIISGISGGMGIASGKEYEIIGVTIDVSILIPALLMGIALATMDFKLIYTAFILLILNIILLDIGGYIGLKYKIKN, encoded by the coding sequence ATGAGATATATGAAAATTATGGTACCTAAAAAATTTTTAAATACTGTTGAAGAAATACTAAAAAAGAATAATGCTTATTCAATCTCAATTATTGAACCTTTAAAATCATCAATTGAAAATGGGATAATAATAACATGTAATGCAAAAGCAAGAGATGCTGAGAAGATAGTTTTAGAATTAAAAAAGATGGGTTTAGGAGAAAAAGGATATGGAAGCATTACCATAATGCCAGCAAACATTACCTTCTCATGTAGGGAGGAAGGTTTAGCATCAACAAGCTTGTCTCCATTAGAACTTTATTATAAAGCAAAATCTATGGTAAAGATAACAAAAACACCAATAATTAAAGTTATATTAGCAAGTATTGTAGGAACTATTGGACTAATTGAGCATAATATCCCAGCATTAATTGGAGCTATGATTATTGCTCCTTTAGTAGATACAGTTATGGGAAGTGCTATAGGAACAGTTTTAGGTAATAAAGAACTTTTTATTGAAGGAATGAAAAAGGAGCTCTTATGTGTAGGAATTGTTACCTTATGTTCATTTTTTATGGGTTTATTTTTTGTTTCTAAAAGTTTGGTTTTAGAATATCTTTCAGGAGGTTCAATCTTATTAAGCTCAATAATTGCTATTATTTCTGGAATTTCTGGAGGAATGGGTATTGCTAGTGGAAAGGAGTATGAGATAATAGGAGTTACAATTGATGTCTCAATATTAATTCCCGCATTATTAATGGGGATTGCATTAGCTACTATGGATTTTAAGTTAATATATACCGCATTTATATTATTAATATTAAACATTATATTATTAGACATTGGAGGATATATTGGGTTGAAATATAAGATAAAAAACTAA
- a CDS encoding P-II family nitrogen regulator, translated as MKKIEAIIRPSKLEDVKNALIKAGCRGLTVSEVKGRGVQGGVVERYRGREYVVDLLPKVKIEIVVDDEYVDKIVNIICENAKTGEFGDGKIFILPVEEVIRIRTGERGRDAI; from the coding sequence ATGAAAAAAATAGAGGCAATAATAAGACCTTCAAAATTGGAAGATGTGAAAAATGCATTGATTAAAGCAGGTTGTAGGGGTTTGACGGTTAGTGAAGTTAAAGGTAGAGGGGTTCAAGGAGGAGTAGTTGAGAGATATAGAGGGAGGGAGTATGTTGTAGATCTACTACCAAAGGTAAAAATAGAGATTGTTGTTGATGATGAATATGTTGATAAGATAGTCAATATAATCTGTGAGAATGCTAAAACTGGAGAATTTGGAGATGGAAAAATCTTTATTCTCCCTGTGGAAGAGGTTATAAGGATAAGAACTGGTGAGAGAGGAAGGGATGCTATATAA
- a CDS encoding ammonium transporter codes for MATADLFQNVTDINSIVQALTAMANASDVYFLVVMGVLVFMMQWGFAMLEGGQVRKKNVNNVMMKNMVDWFIGCVSWLFIGGVLCASINPADFISWWGKIFSAAPFLVDNGIELASWFFGLVFAATAATIVSGGVAERIKFSAYVLISLIITALVYPFFVYLGPWGAGIINWHDYAGSLIVHGLGGFLALGAIAAIGPRIGRFKDGKPVPILGHNIPMAVFGALALAIGWYGFNVGSSLALGDISGLVCATTTLAMAGGGIGALIASKKDVLFTANGIVAGLVAICSGTDVVSPVGGLIIGLIAGLQVPIVYKLIENAGLDDVCGVVPVHGTAGVVGAILAGILGMKALGGAGEVSLIDQIIASVFCIVYGTALGYIIAKIAGVICGGLRVSEEDEFIGLDLAEHKMPAYPEEETSVA; via the coding sequence ATGGCAACTGCAGACCTGTTTCAAAATGTAACAGATATAAATTCAATTGTTCAAGCTTTGACAGCAATGGCTAATGCAAGTGATGTGTATTTCTTAGTAGTAATGGGGGTTCTTGTCTTTATGATGCAGTGGGGTTTTGCAATGCTTGAAGGAGGACAAGTTAGAAAGAAAAATGTTAATAATGTTATGATGAAAAACATGGTTGATTGGTTCATTGGTTGTGTTTCATGGTTATTTATTGGTGGAGTCCTCTGTGCTTCAATAAATCCAGCTGACTTCATAAGCTGGTGGGGCAAAATATTTAGTGCAGCACCATTCTTAGTAGATAATGGTATTGAATTAGCAAGCTGGTTCTTTGGTTTAGTATTTGCTGCAACAGCAGCAACAATTGTTTCTGGAGGAGTTGCAGAGAGAATTAAGTTTAGTGCTTATGTTTTAATCTCTTTGATAATCACAGCATTGGTATATCCTTTCTTTGTCTATTTAGGTCCTTGGGGAGCAGGAATTATAAATTGGCATGACTATGCAGGAAGTTTAATTGTCCATGGTTTAGGTGGATTCTTAGCATTAGGGGCTATTGCAGCTATTGGACCAAGAATTGGAAGATTCAAAGATGGAAAACCAGTTCCAATTTTAGGGCATAACATACCAATGGCAGTCTTTGGGGCATTAGCATTGGCAATTGGTTGGTATGGATTTAACGTAGGAAGTTCATTAGCATTAGGTGACATTAGTGGATTGGTTTGTGCAACAACAACTTTAGCAATGGCTGGAGGAGGAATTGGAGCATTAATAGCTTCAAAAAAAGATGTTCTCTTCACAGCAAATGGTATTGTTGCTGGTTTAGTAGCTATTTGTTCAGGAACTGATGTAGTTAGCCCAGTTGGTGGATTAATAATTGGATTAATTGCTGGGCTTCAAGTTCCAATAGTTTATAAACTTATTGAAAATGCAGGATTAGATGATGTCTGTGGTGTTGTTCCAGTCCATGGAACAGCAGGAGTTGTTGGGGCAATATTGGCAGGAATATTGGGAATGAAGGCATTAGGTGGAGCGGGAGAAGTTAGTTTAATAGATCAAATAATTGCATCAGTATTCTGTATAGTATATGGAACTGCGTTAGGTTATATAATTGCTAAAATAGCAGGAGTTATATGTGGTGGATTAAGAGTTAGTGAAGAAGATGAATTTATAGGGTTAGATTTAGCAGAACATAAAATGCCAGCTTACCCAGAGGAGGAAACATCAGTTGCTTAA
- a CDS encoding beta-propeller domain-containing protein, translating into MKKLILIILILLLSGCISKEEDISDFKIFEVNDPKKLFINKYEYNIYKNEYKFSETNVQVRGVDEADIVKTNGCFIFYSPTSYFNKKTYIINSKALNVTNVIKDGNLLYLKNNTLIIINRFKNTITSYDISNPKKIRVIWKKVLNGSYVDSRVYKDKIYLIIAKGDYPQIWYDVKLKYYIPNVPICRNYIISEINIKNGKINRAIALAGGYNTIIYMSRTNIYLTYYISHRDRAYLDFIKENAEKYFPEELSKTLKKIIDDNLFSDEAKLLEVKRRINSYIYQLPKEDALNLKNILDKDFTNYLKKNIYKYERTGIVKIDLKSFSVKSSSVPGRLINRYAMDEYNGNLRLVTTLGDPIVGYRNNVYVLNSNLKLIGKLENIEEGKKIFAVRFLKDKVFIITYYRKDPLLVISLDDHPKILGYLNISGYSTYLHFINNDKLLAIGKDDDGKIKIDLYNISNYNNPKLLDRFKLDKFWSLALYNPHAFLWNKENKILAIPIERSAYIFKIDNEIKLKKIIEHLDYVERVIYINNHIFSLSPSEVVKTNITSWKSEKLVIK; encoded by the coding sequence ATGAAAAAACTTATTCTAATCATTCTAATATTATTATTAAGTGGTTGTATATCTAAAGAAGAAGATATAAGTGATTTTAAAATTTTTGAAGTAAATGATCCCAAAAAATTATTTATTAATAAATATGAATACAACATTTATAAAAATGAATATAAGTTCTCTGAAACCAATGTTCAAGTTAGAGGAGTTGATGAAGCTGATATTGTTAAGACAAATGGCTGTTTTATTTTTTATTCCCCAACTTCATATTTTAACAAAAAAACTTATATTATAAACTCTAAAGCATTAAATGTAACAAATGTTATAAAAGATGGTAATCTACTGTATCTAAAAAATAACACATTAATTATAATAAATAGATTTAAAAACACTATTACATCATATGACATATCAAATCCAAAAAAGATAAGAGTTATCTGGAAGAAGGTTTTAAATGGTAGTTATGTTGATTCAAGAGTTTATAAAGACAAAATATATTTAATTATAGCAAAAGGTGATTATCCACAAATTTGGTATGATGTAAAATTAAAATATTACATTCCAAATGTCCCCATATGCAGAAACTACATTATCTCTGAAATAAATATTAAAAATGGAAAGATTAATAGAGCTATAGCCTTGGCTGGAGGATATAATACCATCATTTATATGTCAAGAACTAATATTTATCTAACTTACTATATCTCCCATAGAGATAGGGCTTATCTTGATTTTATAAAAGAGAATGCTGAAAAATATTTTCCAGAAGAGTTATCTAAAACTCTCAAAAAGATTATTGATGATAACTTATTTAGTGATGAAGCTAAGCTTTTAGAAGTTAAAAGAAGAATTAATAGTTATATTTACCAACTACCAAAAGAAGATGCTTTGAACTTAAAAAATATTTTAGATAAAGATTTTACAAATTATTTAAAGAAAAATATATATAAATATGAAAGGACAGGGATTGTTAAAATAGATTTAAAAAGCTTTTCAGTGAAAAGCTCATCAGTTCCTGGAAGATTAATTAATAGGTATGCTATGGATGAATATAATGGAAATTTAAGATTAGTAACAACATTAGGAGATCCCATAGTTGGATATAGAAATAATGTGTATGTATTAAATAGTAACTTAAAATTAATAGGAAAATTGGAAAATATTGAAGAGGGTAAGAAAATTTTTGCTGTTAGATTTTTAAAAGATAAAGTTTTTATAATAACATATTATAGAAAGGATCCTCTTTTAGTAATCTCATTAGATGATCATCCAAAAATTTTAGGATATCTAAATATTTCAGGATACTCTACATATCTTCATTTTATTAATAATGATAAACTATTGGCTATAGGAAAAGATGATGATGGGAAGATCAAAATAGATTTATATAATATCTCTAATTATAATAACCCAAAGTTATTAGATAGATTTAAATTAGATAAATTTTGGAGTTTGGCTTTATATAACCCACATGCATTTTTATGGAATAAAGAAAATAAGATCTTAGCAATTCCTATAGAAAGGAGTGCTTATATTTTTAAAATAGACAATGAAATAAAATTAAAGAAAATTATTGAGCATTTGGATTATGTGGAAAGAGTTATTTATATAAATAATCACATCTTCTCTTTATCCCCATCAGAAGTAGTTAAAACAAATATTACATCTTGGAAATCTGAAAAACTCGTGATAAAATGA
- a CDS encoding nucleotide sugar dehydrogenase — translation MKICVIGLGYIGLPTASMLAIKGFKVVGVDINKSRVEEIKNLTFKTVEKDLDTLVKGAINSGNLIVKTEPEKADVFIICVPTPIDENKRCDLSYLNKAIEDIKPFLNEDNLIIIESTVPPGTCEELYRKLNKKVFLAYCPERVLPGNLLKELVENDRIIGGINKESAEMAKKIYESFVKGGIYLTDIRTAEMVKLMENIYRDVNIALANEFAKICDELSINVWEAINLANKHPRVNILKPGPGVGGHCISIDPWFIVEKSKHAKLIKTAREINDNMPLYVVEKIKKLKPRNIAIFGVAYKGNVDDVRESPAIKIVDLLLKNYNVKCYDSYVKSFTYPLYSLEEAVKDADLIVILADHDEYKNFSEEDIKIIKKLVRRHIIFDTKNVINKDLWEKEGFKVYLLGDGHIK, via the coding sequence ATGAAGATTTGTGTCATAGGTTTGGGATATATTGGGCTTCCAACAGCTTCTATGCTGGCTATAAAAGGATTTAAGGTTGTCGGAGTAGATATAAACAAAAGTAGGGTAGAAGAAATAAAAAATTTAACATTTAAAACAGTTGAAAAAGATTTAGATACTTTGGTTAAAGGAGCCATAAACTCAGGAAATTTGATTGTAAAAACTGAACCTGAAAAAGCGGATGTTTTTATTATTTGTGTGCCTACTCCAATAGATGAAAATAAAAGATGTGATTTAAGCTATTTAAATAAAGCTATTGAAGATATAAAACCATTTTTAAATGAAGATAATTTAATTATTATTGAAAGTACTGTACCTCCAGGAACATGTGAAGAGTTGTATAGAAAATTAAATAAAAAAGTATTCTTAGCCTATTGTCCAGAGAGGGTTTTACCAGGAAATTTATTAAAAGAACTTGTTGAGAATGATAGGATTATAGGAGGAATAAACAAAGAATCTGCTGAAATGGCAAAGAAAATATATGAAAGCTTTGTTAAAGGGGGAATATATTTAACAGATATAAGAACTGCTGAAATGGTTAAATTAATGGAAAATATATATAGGGATGTTAATATAGCATTAGCAAATGAGTTTGCTAAGATATGTGATGAACTATCTATAAATGTTTGGGAAGCAATAAACTTAGCTAACAAACATCCAAGAGTTAATATTCTAAAACCTGGCCCTGGTGTGGGGGGGCATTGTATAAGTATAGATCCTTGGTTTATCGTTGAAAAATCAAAACATGCTAAACTAATAAAAACTGCAAGAGAAATTAATGATAACATGCCTCTATATGTTGTTGAAAAGATAAAAAAGCTTAAGCCTAGGAATATAGCTATATTTGGTGTAGCTTATAAGGGAAATGTTGATGATGTAAGAGAGAGCCCAGCTATTAAAATAGTTGATTTACTCTTAAAAAATTATAATGTTAAGTGCTATGATAGTTATGTTAAATCATTCACCTACCCACTATATAGCTTAGAAGAAGCTGTTAAAGATGCTGATTTAATTGTTATTTTAGCCGATCATGATGAGTATAAAAACTTTTCTGAAGAGGATATAAAAATAATAAAAAAGTTAGTAAGAAGGCATATTATATTTGATACAAAAAATGTTATTAATAAAGATTTATGGGAAAAAGAAGGTTTTAAAGTTTATTTATTGGGTGATGGACATATTAAATAA
- a CDS encoding UbiD family decarboxylase: MREFINLLNPITINKADKRYEVAKVLKKYDGKPVYIKDVDGYEILGNLWSRDSLSKFFNVEKEKFLFFMLKKLDDLKEPKIVKFSGYKKESPDFIHSLPIPIYYEKDPGPYITSGVVVAYDEDYGYNMSIHRMLVKEDHLVIRMVEQRHLYHYYHKAIKEKGYLDVYITIGNHPAVLLAASTSGDITFDELKFASSLSDVDVFSLDFLVPKAEIIIKAKILNELDDEGPFVDITGTYDKVRKQPIVEIEKIYVKDNFIFHALLPGGIEHKTLMGLPQEPRMFKYIRNTIPSVKNVRLTEGGCCWLHAIVQIEKKTEGDGKNAILSALASHPSLKHVVVVDDDINIFDINDIEYAIATRVQGDRDIVIIKGAKGSSLDPSSDGLTTKIGIDATKPLNCKEKFERII; this comes from the coding sequence ATGAGAGAATTTATAAATTTATTAAATCCCATAACCATAAATAAAGCCGATAAGAGATATGAAGTAGCTAAAGTATTAAAAAAATATGATGGAAAACCAGTGTATATAAAAGATGTTGATGGTTATGAGATCCTTGGAAATCTTTGGAGTAGGGATAGTTTATCAAAATTTTTTAATGTTGAAAAGGAAAAGTTTCTTTTCTTTATGTTAAAAAAATTAGATGATCTTAAAGAACCAAAAATTGTAAAATTTTCTGGATATAAAAAAGAGAGCCCAGATTTTATCCATTCCCTGCCAATTCCAATATATTATGAGAAAGACCCAGGACCTTATATAACATCAGGGGTAGTTGTAGCATATGATGAAGATTATGGATATAATATGTCAATACATAGGATGTTAGTTAAAGAAGATCACTTAGTTATAAGGATGGTTGAACAGAGACATCTCTACCATTATTATCATAAAGCTATAAAAGAAAAAGGTTATTTGGATGTTTACATAACAATTGGTAACCATCCTGCAGTTTTGTTAGCAGCATCTACTTCAGGAGATATAACATTTGATGAATTAAAATTTGCATCATCATTATCTGATGTTGATGTATTTTCATTAGATTTTCTTGTTCCAAAAGCTGAAATTATTATAAAAGCTAAGATACTAAATGAGTTAGATGATGAAGGTCCTTTTGTAGATATAACTGGAACTTATGATAAAGTTAGAAAACAGCCTATAGTTGAAATAGAGAAAATATATGTTAAAGATAATTTTATATTTCATGCCTTACTTCCTGGGGGGATTGAGCATAAAACATTAATGGGATTACCTCAAGAGCCAAGAATGTTTAAATACATAAGAAATACCATCCCATCTGTTAAAAATGTCAGACTTACTGAGGGTGGGTGCTGTTGGCTTCATGCTATAGTGCAAATAGAGAAAAAAACTGAAGGTGATGGAAAAAATGCTATACTTTCAGCTTTAGCCTCACATCCTAGTTTAAAACATGTTGTTGTTGTAGATGATGATATCAATATATTTGATATTAATGATATTGAGTATGCCATAGCCACAAGAGTGCAAGGAGATAGAGATATTGTGATAATAAAAGGTGCTAAAGGTTCTTCTTTAGATCCTTCTTCTGATGGGTTAACAACAAAAATTGGTATTGATGCAACAAAACCATTGAATTGTAAAGAAAAATTTGAAAGAATTATTTAA
- a CDS encoding Rpp14/Pop5 family protein — MLKTLPPTLREKKRYLAVKVLYDGFIDEGEFIRLLREAVINYYGYWGTSKANPWVVYYSYPYVIVRCQRENVDFVRSSLILVREYKGKNINIICLGVSGTIRKAKIKFLGIKNPKRWFLVKKYKK; from the coding sequence ATGCTAAAAACTCTGCCACCAACATTAAGGGAAAAGAAAAGATATTTAGCTGTTAAAGTATTATATGATGGATTTATAGATGAAGGTGAATTTATAAGATTACTTAGAGAGGCTGTTATTAATTATTATGGATACTGGGGAACATCTAAGGCAAACCCTTGGGTAGTTTATTACTCCTACCCATATGTTATAGTTAGATGTCAAAGAGAAAATGTGGATTTTGTTAGATCATCTCTAATATTAGTAAGAGAATATAAAGGTAAAAATATAAATATTATTTGTTTAGGAGTATCAGGGACTATAAGAAAAGCAAAGATAAAATTCTTAGGGATAAAAAATCCAAAAAGATGGTTCCTAGTTAAAAAATATAAGAAGTGA
- the nadC gene encoding carboxylating nicotinate-nucleotide diphosphorylase, translating into MLKDYALKLLKKSLEIDVGFGDITSSILPKVNVEAVIVAKEECLLCGINFIEEFFNSYGIKTKKLANDGDLVNGEILILNGDAETILTLERTALNFLSHLSGVATYTYRIIKIAKEVNKKVKIACTRKTLPLLSPLQKYAVYIAGGDTHRFRLDDCILIKDNHIDIMGIKEAIRKAKKNASFTKKIEVEVRNLEELKLALEEKPDIIMLDNFSTDMVGKALKIINEFKEKNKFKPIIEVSGGINEKNIKEYAKYDVDVISIGALTHSAKSIDMSLKIKRK; encoded by the coding sequence ATGTTAAAAGACTATGCTTTAAAACTGTTAAAAAAATCTTTGGAAATAGATGTGGGTTTTGGAGACATAACAAGTTCTATCTTACCAAAAGTAAATGTAGAAGCTGTTATAGTTGCTAAAGAAGAATGTTTATTATGTGGAATTAATTTTATAGAGGAATTCTTTAATAGTTATGGTATAAAAACAAAAAAATTAGCTAATGATGGGGATCTTGTTAATGGTGAAATATTAATATTAAATGGAGATGCAGAAACTATACTAACATTGGAAAGAACAGCTTTAAATTTTTTATCTCATCTTTCAGGTGTGGCAACATATACATATAGAATAATAAAAATTGCTAAGGAGGTTAATAAAAAAGTTAAGATAGCTTGCACAAGAAAAACTCTACCTCTACTCTCACCACTACAAAAATATGCTGTATATATTGCTGGAGGAGACACACATAGATTCAGACTTGATGACTGTATTTTAATAAAAGATAATCATATTGATATTATGGGGATAAAGGAAGCTATAAGAAAGGCTAAAAAAAATGCTAGTTTTACAAAAAAGATAGAAGTTGAAGTAAGAAACTTAGAAGAGTTAAAATTAGCTTTAGAAGAGAAGCCTGACATAATTATGCTTGATAACTTCTCCACTGATATGGTGGGAAAAGCTTTAAAAATAATTAATGAATTTAAAGAAAAAAATAAATTTAAGCCAATAATAGAAGTGAGTGGGGGGATAAATGAGAAAAATATTAAAGAGTATGCTAAATATGATGTAGATGTTATTTCCATAGGAGCACTAACACACTCAGCAAAAAGCATAGACATGAGTTTAAAAATAAAAAGAAAGTGA
- the minD gene encoding cell division ATPase MinD — MIITVASGKGGVGKTTCSASLAVALAKLNKKVLVVDGDISMANLGILFDMEKKKPSLHEVLSGEADVREAIYKHKTGVFVLPTSLSLDGYRKADIDLFSDAILDVADEYDYVIIDAPAGLNREMAIHLAIADKLLLVITPEMFSIVDAARLKESSEMAGTPLMGIVLNRVGRDFGELGKDEIESLIKGKVLVEIPEDENIRNAALNKKTVIEYKPKSPASLAFMKLASIIAGEPIRIEIKENLGIIERIKRLFIR, encoded by the coding sequence ATGATAATAACAGTTGCTTCTGGTAAAGGAGGTGTTGGAAAAACCACTTGCTCTGCATCTTTAGCAGTTGCTCTTGCTAAATTAAATAAAAAAGTTCTTGTAGTTGATGGAGATATCTCTATGGCTAATTTAGGAATTTTATTTGATATGGAAAAGAAAAAACCTTCTTTACATGAAGTATTATCAGGAGAAGCAGATGTTAGAGAAGCTATATATAAGCATAAAACAGGAGTTTTTGTCTTACCTACTAGCTTATCATTAGATGGATATAGAAAGGCTGATATTGATTTATTTTCAGATGCTATATTGGATGTTGCTGATGAATATGATTATGTTATAATAGATGCCCCTGCTGGATTAAATAGAGAGATGGCTATTCATTTAGCCATTGCTGACAAACTTTTATTAGTTATAACACCAGAGATGTTCTCCATTGTTGATGCAGCTAGGCTGAAAGAAAGCTCAGAAATGGCTGGAACTCCACTAATGGGAATAGTGTTAAATAGAGTAGGTAGAGATTTTGGAGAATTGGGTAAAGATGAGATAGAAAGCTTAATAAAAGGTAAAGTTTTAGTAGAGATTCCTGAAGATGAAAATATTAGAAATGCTGCTCTTAATAAAAAAACTGTTATTGAATATAAACCTAAATCTCCTGCATCATTAGCATTTATGAAATTGGCATCAATAATAGCAGGAGAGCCTATAAGGATAGAAATTAAAGAGAATTTAGGAATAATAGAGAGAATAAAGAGATTGTTCATTCGATAA
- a CDS encoding MTAP family purine nucleoside phosphorylase — MIAIIGGTGIANILRGDKEEIIETKYGKAKIMRDKDLDVILLFRHGVEHNIPPHKINYRANIYALKKLGVERILAINSVGSMKEHIKPGMFFIPIDFVEFTKKREETFYDYGKVVHIDLSEPYCPELREVLENILNKNNFEYEKGVYVCTEGPRFETKREIEIYRKFGDVVGMTGYPEVVLARELEMCYVSLCNVTNYACGLQKCLTVKEVLDILKEMEERILKVVEEFIKYNFKERNCICKDALKYAVIE; from the coding sequence TTGATAGCTATTATTGGTGGTACTGGAATAGCTAATATTTTAAGAGGAGACAAAGAGGAGATAATAGAAACAAAATATGGAAAAGCTAAGATAATGAGAGATAAAGACTTAGATGTTATCCTCCTATTTAGACATGGGGTTGAGCATAACATTCCACCACATAAGATAAACTATAGGGCTAATATATATGCATTAAAAAAACTTGGTGTTGAGAGAATATTAGCTATAAATTCTGTTGGTTCAATGAAAGAGCACATAAAACCTGGAATGTTTTTTATTCCAATTGATTTTGTAGAATTTACAAAAAAAAGAGAAGAAACTTTTTATGATTATGGAAAAGTTGTTCATATTGATCTGTCTGAACCTTACTGTCCAGAATTGAGGGAAGTTTTAGAGAATATTTTAAATAAAAATAATTTTGAATATGAAAAAGGAGTTTATGTATGTACAGAAGGTCCAAGATTTGAAACAAAGAGAGAAATAGAGATATATAGAAAATTTGGTGATGTTGTAGGAATGACAGGTTATCCTGAAGTTGTATTGGCAAGAGAATTGGAAATGTGTTATGTCTCCCTGTGTAATGTTACAAACTATGCCTGTGGGTTACAAAAGTGTTTAACTGTTAAAGAAGTTCTTGACATTCTAAAAGAAATGGAAGAGAGGATATTAAAAGTGGTTGAAGAATTTATAAAATATAATTTTAAAGAAAGAAATTGTATATGTAAGGATGCACTAAAATATGCAGTTATCGAATGA
- a CDS encoding translin family protein codes for MCKEYLIDYLKEKDSTREEMIKLAREITRDCAMLIREIHKTNEPRNIEEKLKNIAESIKKLNLLCKYPEFVSYLSTPQQEFIEAYSLYKIKYHNTIPKFSEFDFIKEENYILGLADVIGELRRELLEAMKEDNVEEVEKYFKFMEDIYDFLMSFDYYYVVDNLRRKQDIARGILERTHGDIVYFLENLKLRKKIEEIKVKF; via the coding sequence ATGTGTAAGGAATATCTTATAGATTATCTTAAAGAAAAAGACAGTACAAGAGAGGAGATGATAAAGTTAGCAAGAGAGATTACAAGAGATTGTGCAATGCTTATAAGAGAGATTCATAAAACTAATGAGCCAAGAAATATTGAAGAGAAGCTAAAAAATATAGCTGAAAGCATAAAAAAATTAAATCTCCTTTGCAAATATCCAGAATTTGTTAGCTATTTATCAACACCACAGCAAGAATTTATAGAGGCTTATTCATTATATAAAATAAAGTATCATAATACAATTCCAAAATTTTCTGAATTTGATTTCATTAAAGAGGAAAATTATATATTAGGATTGGCTGATGTTATTGGCGAGCTTAGAAGAGAGTTGTTAGAAGCTATGAAAGAGGATAATGTTGAAGAAGTTGAAAAGTATTTTAAATTTATGGAAGATATTTATGACTTTTTAATGTCTTTTGATTATTATTATGTTGTTGATAATTTAAGGAGAAAACAAGATATAGCAAGAGGAATTTTGGAGAGGACTCATGGTGATATTGTATATTTTTTAGAGAATTTAAAACTTAGGAAAAAAATAGAAGAGATTAAGGTGAAATTTTGA